From the genome of Liolophura sinensis isolate JHLJ2023 chromosome 5, CUHK_Ljap_v2, whole genome shotgun sequence:
GCCTGGCCCTAGGAGACGCATGTCGTTTTAATTATTACATCCCATTATTTCCACGTGGATTATTGATCACCTTGAGATATCGATAAATATATCCAGCAATTAAATCCTGAAATAACACCGTCTATGCCTCCTGTGTCGTTCACATAACCTTGTTTCTTGTCCGATTTGAATTCATACCGCTCCACAAGATAGAATGTATTTAACTCAATATCCGATCGGtatagtccaaaactttgttaCTGACGTTATATGCGTTGAAAATAGAGAAACTATTGAGAATTTGAACCTCAGCCTTGCAAGCCTTgcattatacatatatgctgAATGACACGGTGTTAAGGCTGATTACACGGCTGACTGATTGGCTTATGATAGATCGATATATACTGACGACGATTAGAAAACTTACATGTTGAATCGATCAAATACACGTTGGACACGTGTTCTCGTGATAACTGACATACAATAACACACGACTGCTGAAATACGACCATTGGATTGTGTGATACTTGGTATATGGACACACACAAGCGGTGAAATTCGACCGATTGATAGCGTGTCAGTTGGCATGGGAACACATAAAACGACAAAATACGGCCAGATCGAgtgacaaataaataagacagGTGAAATACTGGACTGTTATCTGTGGTTGGATATGGCGTTTGTCTGGCGTATTGAACATGGTGTTTCACGAAGTTGCAGGGCGTTATTCAGGTCACGACGCAGTATATAACCAAATTGCtcttacaaacatacaaatgcgTCCGCGGGCGGCAGAACCCATTTCATTACTGTGTAATGTGACCACCTACTAACCTAttgttgatgtattttttcTAAGGATAAACATCAAATACACCAGAGAACAAATTGTGAGAAACACAACccaatacaaaaaaacacagaccCAATAAGTCAACTGTCATACACAGTAAGTAAAATTATGTTAAAACTCTTCAAAGTGCCTTACTGACCGTTACGCTTTTGGCATTACTGACAGTAGCGAAAGAGGGTGGGAGAAGGGAGGGGGGAGAGGAGGGGAAAACACGTTTCCCAGGTTGTAagttaaataatgaaataaaatgttttagaaAAAAGCGTGTCTACACATAGCAATGCTGTGTTGTCTGAGGGCATTCCAGCACCTGGTGaagcttttttgtttagaaaagctTCTCATCAGTTTGCTCATAAGTGCCACTGATTTAGCTACGATAtaacattaaacatacataccCCATAATTTTGCGAGTTCAGCATATGCTTTGATTATATTTCTCATAGCTCCACATAAGTAATCTCTTACCACTGAATTAGCAACGATATAACATTAAACATCCATACCCCATGATTTAGGGAGTTCAGCATATGCTTTGATTATATTTCTCATAGCCCCACATAAGTAATCTCTTACCACTGATTTAGCAACGATAtaacattaaacatacataccCCATGATTTGGGGAGTTCCGCATATGCTTTGATTATATTTCTCATAGCTCCACATAAGTAATCTGATACCACTGATTTAGCAACGATAtaacattaaacatacataccCCATGATTTAGGGAGTTCAGCACATGCTTTGATTATATTTCTCATAGCCCCACATAAGTAATCTGTTACCACTGATTTAGCAACGATAtaacattaaacatacataccCCATGATTTGGGGAGTTCCGCACATGCTTTGATTATATTTCTCATAGCTCCACATAAGTAATCTGTTACCACTGATTTAGCAACGATAtaacattaaacatacataccCCATGATTTAGGGAGTTCAGCATATGCTTTGGTTATATTTCTCATAGCCCCACATAAGTAATCTGTTACCACTGATTTAGCAACGATAtaacattaaacatacataccCAGTGGATTAGAGAGTTCAGCATATGCTGCGGACATATTTCTCATAGCTTCACAAGTACAAGATCTTTTAAACCATTCTGTATTATCAGATTTAAAAACAGGCGCACGTTATCCACTGTAGCTCAGAACAACATGATATAcgaacaaaactgacaaaatgatAATCGCTGTTTATGTTTAAGGTCGTGCCATTACTTCTAGGAGTCGATCCCAGAAAATCTCTTCGTCTGTTTGCTCATTTTCCCACATGAGAAAAGTGATGTGTTTCCACAGATTCAGTAACGACCTTGGCATTTCCGGTACCGGGATCTCTTCCATCATGATCACAATAATAGCGTCCTCACGACCATCTCTCACCATGCGCATGCCCGTCATTTGAATTTCAAACTCACACCAGTCGCTTCTCAGAAAGGCTCTGGTGATCACCAGGATGACTTTCCGGCTGTTGTTCACGGCGTCTACAATGTTCTGTTGTATGCTGACACCTACAGGGAAATCACGATCATGGAGGCAAAGTGTGTAATTGTTTTGCGTTTCCAATACGTTTCTTAGATCACGGCAGGCCCACTGGTAATTCCGGGAATTGTAGGCCACAAAGGCGTCAAATTGATAATGTTCCATGGCCAGTTCGTCATATACAGGGCCTCTACGACATTTTGTCCTCATCCAGTATTTTATGTTCCATCTGTAACGGTAGCCCAATATTGCCAAGATTACACAGAGTGTTAACAAACAGGTTCcaacaacagaaaatgtcaaCCAAAACTTGCTGACGCAGCTGACATACATATCTTTTACCTTTGACTTTAAGTTCATAATATTTGTCACTGTTCCATTTTCCACGCTGCACGACAGGCTTTGATGATCGAGGATATTGTTCGAATTTGCCAGAACCCATTGGACAAATGGCAGCGTGTTACAGACACAGAGGAAGGAGTTATTGCTAAGAGACAGGGTCACAGACTCGTTTCCTTCCAAAGAAGTTGTAGAAGTGACCCACCGTCTTTCATCTTCGGAAAATGATGAAAGAACATTGACTGTTAAATCCAAATACCGTAGAGACTTAATGTTGAACAGAGCCACGGGGATTACGGTTAACTTGTTGTTTCTAAGGATCAAGACTTCGAGGCTGAGAAGTGGATTAAACAAATCTTTGTGCAGAGTTGTTAAATCGTTGCTCGATAGGTCAAGTGATTTTAAGTTTTTCATAGAGCGGAAGGCAACGCCATGTGCATCACGCTCAAAGCCTTCCCTCAGCCTACAGCTTTGTGCAACAAGGACACGTAAGCCCGGAAAAGAGTCAAAAAATGTTGGGTTTAGCAGAGAGCAGTCTATACCAGAAATATTTAACACCTCAACATTCTGTATCCCTGAGGCCACCAGAAAGCAACCTACTGGTTGGGTGAATGCCAAGTCGACATTTCGAAGTTTGCTCGCgtttttaaatgtaacatttattcttGGGAACTCACTACTACCATAAAAGCTACAATTCAATGTTTGGAGTGACGGTAGAAAGGGAATTGTTAGGTGCAAAGTATCTGCGGAGCTAAGTAAGCCCCGTTTAGCTGTAGGGGACAATGGCATACTGACTGGCATATAATACGTTTTCCCAGGGCTGACGTTTAGATCATTGAGATTTGTGAACCTCAGTAAACCTGAAAATGTGAATACGTGAGTCGCTATAACTAAATAATTTTCTCCAATGTTCACCCTTTCGTAACATTCTGGGTACTTAAATTCATACATGGCTTTAACATCCAAGCGGATAATATAATTGTTACTAAGATCTAGGTCTTGAACACATAAGGTTGCCAAGTGAGCAACTTTATTTCGTGTGATGATTAAATTATCTGGATTTACACGGCTGTGTATATTGACATTACAGTAAGACaaggaaagaaatgtaaaattccTGTAGCGAACGTCGGCAAGTGCAGATAATGCATGATTTAATCCATCAGTTTTGATCTTTAAACTTTTCATGTGAGGGAAATGTTTCAAACTGCCTATTTCAAGCTTTAAACACTCAACTTGTAACGACTTAATTGATAAGTTTCCGAAAACAGCAAACGTTTCATTCGGTGTGTCTTGCTGCCTTAAGTTCACCTGTAACGACGAAAGCTGGGACATGGTCAAAAACCCTTGTCCAAAAGGTAACCCATCAATACCATCAATGGCAAGCAGTGTCACAGATCCAAGGCTACTGACCAGTTGATCTGGATATCCATTTGGAAGGTCTTTCCTGTAAGTGTTAGCATTGTAGATTATCTTCAGCCTCTCTAACCGCTGAAGTGGTCGAAAGACATTAGGAGGATAGGCTTCGTAGGTCAGCTGAAGATTGTTATGGTTCAGATTGAGCGACGAGAGCTTTGACAATCCTCTGAAAGCCCACGGCTGTAGAGTTTCTAGTCGGCTGTGAGACAGATTCAATGACGCCAGAGAGCTCAGGTTGATGAAGGCATCATTGGCTATGGTCCTCAAGAGATTCCAACTTAGGTCTAAACTCTCTGTTACTGCCGAAATGTTGCTCGGTACCGTCTGCAATCTACAATGAGATAGGTCCACGTGGCGGCCATCAGCTCTGGTCAGTACCTGAACCATCACAACTAAAGGTAAGTAACGATCCATGAATCCttgaggttgctgtcagaccttaaaTTGACGTGAATACTTGAAAGAGCTCCGAAATCCGCCTGTTTAAGTTTTGGCATTGCCCAGAAATCTTATATACTACCTGCAAACTGGATTCATCCGCTTTTCAGAGTTAAACATCTTATTTGAAAGAAATACCCTATTCATAAAGGATATATTTTTATCACTCAGTTAGCCTTAAACAGGAAGAATTTCGATAGCGTCCAATTTAGCCCTCTAAATATTTATGCAAAGGATCATAAAAGAGAACCGGTTTTACAGATGACGTCATGTAAACGTTTCAATATAGAAAGAGGACTGTCCATCACATGACTAAGGGGGTGTGGGTTACACAAAGTTGCATTCTTTACTTTCATAAGCGAAATGTACAACGTACCACATTTATCAACAAATAATCCTTTAAATTCAAGTCAACAGGTTATGATGGGTAACCATGATATTGTAAAGAATGATGGTTCATGAAGTGTGCTGCCGAGAAAAGAGGTCCGAAGCCGAGAAAGATAAATATGAAGGAAGATAAGCCTTATTAAAAATTTTGCAAATAAATGGtctaaaaagaaagaaaacagatcCTTCAGTCCTTGACACTTGGCTTGAGCTTGTTAAGAAAGAGGTTGTATGTGCAATCCATCATATCAATACTAATGCTCACCTGACCGCCAAACAAGTTCTGAAGGATTGTACAGTAaatgagggcctccgtggctcagtcggttagcgcgatagcgcagcgtaatgacccaggagcctcccaccaatgcggtcgctctgtgagttcaagtctagctcatactggcttcctctccggtcgtaagtgagaaggtctgtcagcaatctgcggatggtcgtgggtttccctcgggctgtgcccggtttcctcccaccataatgctggccgccgtcgtataagtgaaatagttttgagtatgacgtaaaacaccaatcaaataaataaataaatacaataaatgaatgaatgaataattgtgGCTCAGCCATATCTTGGCGAGAACACGATCAAACCAGGAAGCAATCAAAACTTAAAGGAAAACAGACGAACATTTTAAAAAGCAGTTAATCAACTAAATGTCAGTTAAACGTCGAAAATCAcaattgcattttatttatgcactgaaatatatataaactatattttcATATACAGGCCACCAGCCTTCAAAAAATTAATAAGAGCATCGCCAATGACGCTGTTTATACAGGTTCAGATATAGAgatgactgtgtagaatctttacCGAATATGAGTAAAGtatacacagtcaaccaggatatgtttgatgctgtATCGGGCATCACATCCGACACACTCGAGAAcactgctcccatccaggaTAAAATTGTGCGATAGACGAGAATGGCTAATACGGCACcttgttaaaacgacttggtctctacaaTACATAGACAAGAGTATAAGAATtaaagccaatgacaggataaaCAGCATGCAGTTTGTTATGGACCTGCAGaacccattcaccctgccaaaggcgacaaacATATCTTTATATGGGATTTTGACTTTTGACAAGGTTTATTAAGGGCAACTTTCGCCTCCCTGCCCACGACTGtttttccatggataccagtatgacttggtatccaacagaatataatatctttacctcttttaatttgttttctgtgcaTGGCTAATATTTCAaggatcaacggatttttaaatttaatattctCAGTTGCTAAAAGGCAAGAAAGCGAGTCACTGCGTATCACTTTCCTCTGGGCATGAAACATATAATAAGGCCAGGAGTacagccctggcctctgcagaaaagattgaagatgaggttggaagacgaagagaagaaACTCGCTGACAAAGCCCCTAAAATATTATGTTTCTCTACAAAAATTATTACTTTCAGGTTCTTGTGGGGCAGCTTAATATCACAGCAATATTACCTATACTTTGGAAGTAAAATATCAGTTCTTTCAGAAAAAACAGAGGAGTAGATCcgtaccttcccgtcacacTGACATACCAAAAATTTAGGGGATTTCAAAATGCATAAATTCCCATACAAAGGTCGTTTTTTTTGCGGGGTCAAAAAGCTGTCTCTTAACGAAAGCGCTTCAAGAAGTAAAATCATTTGGGAAAAAGTGATGTTGTGGAATTGTTATAAATTCAGGCTGTTTATCAACTGTATGTGGATCCTTAAAACCTCTAAACGTCTCCCCAAAGAACTTAACGCCCcaatacacatactgtataaGGACATATCTAATTGGGATTTCCTCACTCcatatactacaattcctcgcACAAATTTAATtaatagaatttcatcactaattgtttcgATGTTTAATAAAACCAGTCACCGTTAAATTAACGTCAGAGGCAACCACGCCTTCTTCAGTTCAACTGCATATATGGGTTATCATTCATGCGATGTTTCCTGGTTCGTTGAGAAGcttgaatttttcattaataacatcaACGGGGAAACGATTGATCAATAGCGcttaggtattccgatgggtataTATTGTGTCTCCCTTTTGGCCAACCTATACCCATTCTCATTTGAATACAACTACATGCAGAAACtgttaaggagtaatcctcaccaggctcGATCTTTctttcactaaacggtatattgatgatctgctggctttaaacaatccatatatagcaaaggctgtgaaagatatttacaaACCTTCaatggatttaaaggaaaccacagactctccagatggtaatCTTTTCTGGACCTATATTAAATCTGAGAGAAACAATTAAGGGCAGGTTGAACCGAAAGTTGCACAGAAGCAGAACCAGGTTTggcgtttccaatgggccaagtcaataAAATCTGAGTTGCAACAGacgctactcgcttgaccaaaATGACGAAGTCTGAGGAGAAGTATTAGAGTGAGAGACTAATTTGCAGGTTTTCTAATAAGGTATATTGTTTTGACTTTTATATCAATTACTAGTATTTGTTTTAGACAGTCCGTAAAGGAGGCCATATGATCTCCATCGCAACTGTGCTGCTACAGTCAAAACAATCATGACCTTCAGTGtcggaaacaaaccagtttatttgtAAATTGGCCTTTGCCAACTTTTAGACACATGAAACAACGTGTCGGGCTATGCAAATGTAAGTCCACAcaaaccctatacgggccaaagTAGATATACGAAGGAAGAAATTTAGTATTGaaggtcaaaagatatgtatttagtttaaggATGTTTGCAGATTTCTTCAcagtgaagcgtttcactctgtgagttcaattctGAGCATATTTGCTCTTCTGATAAGTCAAGGATATTCTGATTCCTGTCCCTTACAGGGGTTCATGAAATTGTGAGGGGATATGAAAACAGGAATATCAGTAgctttgtttaaagctaatacATTTTTGGATTGTTGtctccggaaacattcaatgagaatgtctccgggtGGTAATTTTATTACGTTTTTAATGTTCCAGCTGGACCCTGCAAAGCCCTTCCTAATATAAATGAacgaattttggaggccggtttttgttcactctttgttaaGAGAACGATGagagccggccaactgtcctgtTCATTATCAATGGAGTCCGACAAAGCCTCTGACTTTCTCTGTTAGTCAGCGCTTGAAACGGCTGAGAGGTAGACCTAGCAGTTACAATAGAGACATTTCAGGAAAGATTTAAAGAAGACACGGCATATCAATAATAAAAGTTTACCCCATGTGTTCCCACCCAGCGCTGAGTgtcaacaagggcgatgcctgaacctggggatgCCCAGCAGGAAACACACCAAGGACCCCACAagtcacacaagtcacaaattgtcctagacaggtacttcgccaggttagcgaacacgaacacagtacacaggttacacagaactggaacagtcaagcctttgaatgacgtcagacccgcagagcacaacacagggtaaatacaggcatggaggtataatccacttcagatcagtcacagctcccgcagaagctcacaaacgagccgttcagagacgtagagtaatgtcaccttgtggcagaacgaacgtcctttgcaaaactgaaaacttcagtttagaNNNNNNNNNNNNNNNNNNNNNNNNNNNNNNNNNNNNNNNNNNNNNNNNNNNNNNNNNNNNNNNNNNNNNNNNNNNNNNNNNNNNNNNNNNNNNNNNNNNNNNNNNNNNNNNNNNNNNNNNNNNNNNNNNNNNNNNNNNNNNNNNNNNNNNNNNNNNNNNNNNNNNNNNNNNNNNNNNNNNNNNNNNNNNNNNNNNNNNNNCGCTTTGAAGGCAACTGTCCATATATCTAATCCTGCTCGTTAAATTTAAGTCAAAGACTTGTTTCAGGATTAGACATACATTCGTTACACCTCTAAAGCTCTCTACACTTCACAAAGGCTTTCCACGGAAGAAAACCAAATGTAAccagaaata
Proteins encoded in this window:
- the LOC135465436 gene encoding toll-like receptor 6; this encodes MVQVLTRADGRHVDLSHCRLQTVPSNISAVTESLDLSWNLLRTIANDAFINLSSLASLNLSHSRLETLQPWAFRGLSKLSSLNLNHNNLQLTYEAYPPNVFRPLQRLERLKIIYNANTYRKDLPNGYPDQLVSSLGSVTLLAIDGIDGLPFGQGFLTMSQLSSLQVNLRQQDTPNETFAVFGNLSIKSLQVECLKLEIGSLKHFPHMKSLKIKTDGLNHALSALADVRYRNFTFLSLSYCNVNIHSRVNPDNLIITRNKVAHLATLCVQDLDLSNNYIIRLDVKAMYEFKYPECYERVNIGENYLVIATHVFTFSGLLRFTNLNDLNVSPGKTYYMPVSMPLSPTAKRGLLSSADTLHLTIPFLPSLQTLNCSFYGSSEFPRINVTFKNASKLRNVDLAFTQPVGCFLVASGIQNVEVLNISGIDCSLLNPTFFDSFPGLRVLVAQSCRLREGFERDAHGVAFRSMKNLKSLDLSSNDLTTLHKDLFNPLLSLEVLILRNNKLTVIPVALFNIKSLRYLDLTVNVLSSFSEDERRWVTSTTSLEGNESVTLSLSNNSFLCVCNTLPFVQWVLANSNNILDHQSLSCSVENGTVTNIMNLKSKVKDMYVSCVSKFWLTFSVVGTCLLTLCVILAILGYRYRWNIKYWMRTKCRRGPVYDELAMEHYQFDAFVAYNSRNYQWACRDLRNVLETQNNYTLCLHDRDFPVGVSIQQNIVDAVNNSRKVILVITRAFLRSDWCEFEIQMTGMRMVRDGREDAIIVIMMEEIPVPEMPRSLLNLWKHITFLMWENEQTDEEIFWDRLLEVMARP